GGCTAGAAACTGGAACCGAACAGACtgtttgactataatggggtcataaGAGGGCTTATAAGAGCCAGGGGGTGCTGATTGCCTAATCCcctaacactgatgtgaacgagccctaaaacaACTAAAACCTTCAgtttttcctcattgatttcaacgggttttaaaaagaaaaaatggaaggCTTTCGCTTTACTTCCATTAGTTTAGGTTTCCTTTTTAAcggaatagcgcagtctgcagcactatttatttaatttaaaaaacgcGGAAACCTAAGGCAAACTGAAAGCATTCcatttagctttttttatttattttataacaCCGTAGTGACCaagctttatttttttccatgctTGTCTTCTGCCGCCCACCTTCCTCTTTCCGCTTTAAAAAATTGtccctcctttatttatccattctattggtcagtaggattactacgataccaaacttatatagattttttttttttgttgctgtattacttgtattttttcaaagatatttaattttttcgattatgctgccatcttctgtgcgcaataacttttttagttttccatcgaCCTAGtagtgcgagggctcattttttgcgtgatgtcctgtagtttgcattggtactatTGTGGAATATGTAGGACTTTTtggtcgttttttttttattgcattctttcattgagtatttttgttttattatttagactattattttttaaaacttttattactttttatttaataattagtaaaactttattatttttcctttttttttttttagtccccctaggggacaacaacttgcgacgctttgattgcttctgcagtgtgatgtaatgccatagcattacatcatactgcaatctgataggcagtctatcaggccactACACGGGaatagcttgataggcaatctgccatgacagctctggggcctttcagaaggcccccagctgctatgacacccgcacagctcctGGCGATTTCATCGCAGGAGGCTGTACGGAACCTCCGAGCTttggtcgggggatttaaatgccgccgtcagaattgacagcggcatttaaagggttaacagccccgatgagcCGCTCGGCGGAGCTGTTGCCctggggtgtcagctgtaagaaatagtCAGCCCGCAGTGTATACATGGAAATAGCCACACGATCTCATTCCATGCACGTCCTGCAAGGGCAGGACGTagaaacactatagggtggtcactaaagggttaatttcAATGGAAGAGTTAAATTCAGTTTTAAGTTCGGTCTCTGCTCCTAATCTGAGACAGAAGGATGGGAAGCCAGAACGAGGATGAACGCTGGTGTGAAGTGCGAGGGCCAAACATCCCAGCCTCCCTCTAAGGATTCTCTGTTGATCCCATTGGCTTCTGTTGCTTAAATGAAGACCAACCATCCATGTCTGTTAGTTTCCATAATGATATGGCAAAGCAAGCCAATGGTTCCATCCGAGGCTCGTGCTCATAGGTTCAGGCAGAGCCTCGGGGTGTAGACTGTACTCTTTGCCGTGAGTTCATATATAGTTTTATTTAGGTCCATGGTATATGGGCGTAAGAGCATTGACGTTCACATTTGCGCAATGGGCGTTTTGTACTTGCGTGCATTTGCatgttttactatatttttttgcacgtgtgcaaaaaagaacatgcagccatgctcccattcattgaaatgggtaattagtagagatgagtgaacctactcgtttcgagtatttactcgatcgagcaccgcgattttcgagtacttccgtactcgagtgaaaagatttggggggaggcgcagggggtagcagcggggaacaggggggagccctctctctccctcccccccccccactccccgctgcaaccccccactcacccacagcgccccccgaatcttttcgcccgagtacgaaagtactcgaaaatcgcggtactcgggcgaaaaaggggcgtggcgagtaggctcgctcatctctagtaattagtgTAATTAATTCAATATGTGCTTTAGTAGAGCATTTTTTTGCGTGGacaaaatgcgtgcgcaaaatagtCTTATGTGAATTAAACGCATTGAAATGGTCCTATTAACTGTGTTTTATTAATTACTCAAATAGTAAAAAAGGAAAATTACATCATGTTTGCATGTACATGCGAACACAGTGTGTTTTTGTTATCTTTTGCTCCCATTTTGAAGAATGGTCAATTCTTAAACAGAATCACGCAAAAACCGGAACTGTTGTACTGTTTCCATCTTGCAGCATTGCTGCCTATTTAATGTAATGGATTATTTACCCGTGGgatttctgtgcatctcacaacacacagaaATCGTGCGAGAAAATCACCTGTGTAAATCACCCCAAGATCACCGTATGCTGGCAGCACAGTTACTAGTCCTCAGTGTGCATCTGTAGGCAGCACTTACCTTGTTTAGACCCGTGCTGCCAGCAAATGATGATTTTCATGGCCTCGTAAAAGGTCCCATTTGTTGGTTGATTGCTGGATCTGTTTACCCTGGCAGTTGGCTGGACCTCATCCCCAGTACAATGCTTTTCACATCTCTGCTGGCACAAGACCAACCCTATTATAAGTTGGAGGGGGGTGTGAGGCACCCCAACTGGCAATGCCTTGTACCATGAATGGCTTTAGAAATGTAAATtgcaagtgtgaacagagcctaaaaccATGGCTTTTAatgggcccatttacaccagcagatgatctctcaaaaatcgctcaaacgacagtttgacagctttgagcgatcattttgcataaagcatTAAGTAGCAattcagctacttaagtaccaattaggtgtacAAATTAAgacttccctgaatgcagttaaggctcatttacactggaAGATTACCACTAAAAATTTGCTAATTGGCGGTCGTTTTAGTGataattggtgcgtgtaaatgggtgcggggcacccgcatttcgggcactttttgCTGATCGTTAAAATCCAGCTGACTTGATTTTAACAATcaattttatcagtcgttctccaggGGAAATGCTGATAGCTTTACGTTctgctgttaggggacgtgaccGGGAGGCGGCGTGATGTATATTTTTATACTCCTTCACTCCTGCAATCCAGCCCTGGCACCCTCTGGACTTTTCAGACTTACATGCACGTGCCttcctgtagacttctatgggagaacaTGCACACTGGGCTCTGAAAAGAAGCAGACTGTAATGCCGGGCACAGTTCAGAGGGTGACAGCGCTGGATTGTGGGAGTGAGAGCGtatgaaaaaaatacatccccggCTCCCTGTTGCATCCTTTAACTCCACCATAACTTAAGTCTATGGTGATGTGGAGACTTGACAATAAGGGAGAGCTAAGGGCTCACACAGTATGCGGGCTGCGTATTACACGTGTATTTTTCATGTGTGTGATACGCGTTCCGAAAAACCtgttgatttacattgggccactCAGAGATGCATTATTTTACATGTGTATTATGtgcatggagagaaaaaaaagcagtgtcctattttggtgcatattatgcccATTTTAAGCAATGGGGGATTAAAATAagcatgttaaaggggtggtctcgcgaaacaaagtggggttatacacttccgtatggccatattaatgcactttgtaatatacatcgtgcattaaatatgagccatacagaagttattccacttacctgctccgttgctagcgtcctcgtctccatggttccgtctaaattcgccggcagcttgcttttttagacgcgcttgcgcagtccggtcttctccattcagcacgagccgcttcagtgtgctccccgctacagctcttctgcgcatgcgcagacgagctgtcactgctcgggagcgcactggagcggccattctgtaccttcctctgttagaggaaggtgcagagctgccgagctgtccggagaagccgcccagctgtcccgccgtccagctgtcctggtaagtgatgggccgggggggctgccgctgcgccgggctgcgccggggggggggggggggggaactagcgctaggccggggggggctgccgctgtgatgggggggggggggctgtcgctaggccggggggctgccgctgcgatggggggggctgtcgctaggccggggaggctgtcgctaggccgggggggctgccgctgcgccgagggaactagcgctgggccgggggggctgccgctgtgatgggggaactagcgctgggccggggggggggggggggctgtcgctgggccgggggggctgtgatgggggggggggggactgcgccggttaccttgtgcctggcggtgggtgacaggtcggcggtgttcactccaggggtccggttggcggctgcggggcgtctggttgccatggagacacagctggtagcgtctcgggagcgcgcacgtcgggctacagcaagcgatgcgaaaagagctggcggccatcttgggaaaaagttttataagttgctgaaacgctggaacggtaagtagaaaccagctaggaaagtaatttacaggggtaattagtaatgtatgtttaattagggggactgggcaaaaaaaaaattcactgcttcctcgagacatctcctttaaattaacTGTGTTCAGAGCGTGAAAAATACACATGTAATACGCACCCCAATATGCCTGTTATGAGTGAGCACTAAAACTGAGAATATTTGTCGTTTCAGACTGGATAACGAGGTTATGGATGTCATGGCATTCACACAACTACATTTATAACTCTGGGCATAGCAGTTTTTATAATGTAGTACTATGTTtcaggaggtgagggtgtggtatACTGAGTAGTTGACTTATTTTGTTGCAACCTTTAATCTGCAATAGTATTGGCATGTATTTTATGAGCCGCTGTAACTAAAGTATATTTTATCTTTTATTTCTTTTGTAGGAAGGGAGAGCTTGGCATCATGCAGTCCTTCCGAGAGCAGAGTAACTACCATGGAAATCCCCCAACTTATCCACCAGAAGCTCATGGAACCTCAAGGGTGGAAGAGTTCAGCCCCCGACAGCAGACTCAAATTTTCCAAGGCAACTATGGAGGACGCCGAAGTGGGGCAGCTACTCCAACTGCTATACCTCCTGGAGAAACCTCTACTCTGCAAAATTACCAAACTTTCCGCAAAGAATCAGGTGACTTCTATTACCTAGGCAACAAAGAAGCGGGCACCCCTGGGGGTCAGACGCAGCAACGTCGAATAACTGGCTCAGTACAAAGTTATGGACCACCCCAAGGAAATAGCAGTACCAGCAGCACAGGCTTTAGCAGTCACTTTGGGAGAGAGGGTCACCACAGCCAATTTGCTGGACAGCATTCTTCTTCAGCGAGTCTTTCTCAATTCTCCCAGGAGTTTCCTGGGTCCTTCTCTCCAGGTGGTGGACAGTATTCATCACATATTCCTAGTCAGCTGAGACATCAACTTTATCAGTCTCATCAGCCTATTTCTCAACCTGGTAGTTCACCTGCATCCACAGGAACCTCACATCTACAGCAAATTCCACGTTCTGCCAATCTAAACTCTCCATCTGGATATTCCCTTCGAATGGCGCAGTTTGGTCAACATTATCCGTCTTCACCGGGTTCATCATCTAGTTCCTATCCTCCTCAAAGGTTTGGACAATCGGGAACAAACTATGAAGCCTACAGCCCTGGAGGTACTAGCTCTCCATTTGAGAGTCATATGTCTGGATCCTCCTTTGGGACACAACAAGCATATAGTAGTTATACCAGCCAGCACTTAAAAAACTTTGAGGCCGCTAAGATACCTCAAGGCGGGAGTCAGGGACCGCAGCAGCAGAATCCTTCTCATTTAATGCAGTACTCAAATTCCTCTAAATTACTTACTCAAAACCAGACTGGACAATATAATCAATCTGAAGTTTCTGTACGGTCACCTATGCAGTTCCAGCAGAACTTTAGTCCCATCTCCAATCCTTCTCCAGCTGCTTCTGTAGTACAGTCTCCAAGTTGCAGCTCCACACCATCACCACTGATGACCAGTGGCGAAAACATTCAGTGTGGTCAAGGAAATGTTTCACTTCAATCCAGAAACCGCATATTGCCAATGATGCCACAGTTAAGTCCTAACACGCAAATCACAAGTTTTAAAGGTTATAGTGTAGAAAGTCCACATGAAAAGCGTTTAACAGATCCAGGTCTGAGTAGTCTTAGTGCACTCAGCAGCCAGGTAGCTAACTTGCCGAATACAGTTCAACATATGTTGCTTTCTGATGCTTTAGCGCCTCACAAAAAGGGGGGTAAACGGACTTCTCGAAAAACTGACAGCTGTGCCAACTCTGAAACTTCATCCCAAGCTGAAGAACAGCTAAAATCGCCATTGGCAGAATCATTGGATGGCAGCTGTTCTAGTAGTTCAGGTGATCCAGGTGAACGGGTAAGACAGCTAAGTGGTCAGAGCACCAGCTCAGAAGCTGGTTATAAGGGACCTCCTTCAGAAAAACAGTCTTCTCCTGTACATGCTTGGCAGAATGAACTTTCAGAAAAGACAACCATTCAAGATATTAATACGACGCCAGAGCCAACAGAAACCTTTCAGGAAATTTCTAAGCCAAGTGAAAAATCAGTTGGAGTTATTGTTTCAACAGAAACTGTGGCAAATCGATCCGAGAAAGTAGTTGAAGAGGCTCCAACACTGATTACTACTGATGATGATCCAACACCAGAGCCTGAATTACCTGGAACTGCAAAGGGGGAGGATACAAAGTCTTGTCCAAATGCCCAGAATGGAGAACCTAATGCAAATGATGCTGGCTCTACTACAATAGGTAATGTACCCCTAACAGAACCTGATAAATCTCCTGTTGGAGCTGGATTTGGATTCAAGGAAACACCATCTAATTCCCGAAATACATCCAGTTTACCACAACAACCTAAAAATGTAGATACTGGAACTTTTGGGGGCCACAGTGAGCGGAAGACAGGAAGAAGTGATAAGTATCCAAGCCTTTTGCAGGAAGTCCTTCAAGGGCACCATCAACAAGAAAGAAGATACATAAGAAACGCACAAGAGCAAACTCCAGTTACTGAAAGTCCTGATATACCGTTGAGGCCAAATGTTCTCATGACCCAAGTCAATGACCAAACTAATCGGAGCATGCTTGGAAAGACTTTAGCCCCACATTTAGAATCCTCACATTGGGGACAGTGGGATAGGAAACCCACATCAGAaataaaacaaatcaatttggCAGATTATCCTAGCAGTAGAAAGTTTGAGGGAGAACCTCCAGCTTCCTGCCATGAACCCATTGGTTGTCCTTCGGAaaggaggtctgttatctgcgaCATCTCCCCACTTAGGCAGCTTGTACGTGATCCAGCTAGCTCTCATCATCTTGCATCTAGTCAAGAAAGATTACAGGATGGCAGAGCTGGACAGTCTGTTATTTTGCCTAGTGGAATGTTGTCTTTGGAAAAGTCGAACAGCCAAACTGGAGTCGCTAAGGGAGAAGAAATGGAATCTACAAAGATGGTCAGAAAACGAACAGGAGAGCAGTGTGTTCCATACAGCTCCAAAGAGTCCCCCAGGGGAAATGCTAGTCCGCGATCTATGACATTTGATTCTAACCAAGAATACAGCTCACATGGCCGTTCATCTAATCCCAAAAGAGGTACAGGGAGAGTAGGATCACGAGGAAGATCACCTGCACAATCTCAAGATATTGGTGATAAGTTAAAATTGTCTCCAGGAAGAAGTCGTGGCTCATCTGAGATTCATCACATGACTCCTACAATGAGTCTTTCAGAGCGAGCAAGTAGAGAGGCCCTGTACTCTGCTTTTTTTCAGAATGCTGATAACTCTGCACTTGGCTACCATACTAACTCACGATCAAGTTCTTATGGGGAGCCTCATCCATCATTTGCATCTACGTTGCATTACAAAAGACATATGTACCAACAAGAGGAATACAAAGAGTGGTTGGGAAGCTCTGCTCAAGCTATACTTTCAGCATCACAACATCGTCAGGATTTACAGAGAAAAAGCCCAAGACAAGAGAGTTATCATGTTAGAAGTCCTGGTAGGAGTGAAAGTGAAGTGTTAGCATATAGCCAGTCAGGTTCATTTCATGAACCCAGCAATATAGACTTCAGTCGCCAGATACGTATGAGTGAAGGTACTACTTCCACTCTAACAGTTGGGGACTTCAAACGAAATAGTCAGAAAGCTCCTCCAGGAGATTCAGCAGGTTGGCACATAGGACGACAGTCTTCTCCTGTAAAGAAAGCTGGATCTCCAGCTAGTGCAAATCAAAAGCCTTTCAGCCCAATTAAGGATTCTGAAACACATGGTCCTAGGCCAAGTGAAGCAACTGAACTTTCCAAATCTGGGTGTAATGCTCATCGTCCTTCAGGACCTGAGGAAGGATCACACCATAACCCTTTAATAATGAGAAGGAAAGTACGATCTTTCATCTCACCCATTCCAAGTAAGAGGCAATCGTCTGATGACAAAGCACGTCCTGTTATTGCCTCTTCAAAAGAAGGTTCTGATAGAGCACTCACATCACACATTCGATCACCAAGGAGAAATGAAAATGAATTTCTATCTATTACAGAGGAACAATCTAAATCCACTCATGAGCAGAGGAGCCCTACAGCAGTGACTCTTTCAAGTCCAACCAAGACAAAAATTCTCCCTCCCCGCAAAGGTAGAGGTCTTAAGTTGGAAGCCATAGTGCAAAAAATAACATCTCCTAATGTTCGTCGAACTGTAGCTCCAAGCAGCTCTGAGAGTGTGGTTGAACCGGTAACACTTGATGACATATTATCTTTGAAGGGTAGGGGCTGTGAAGCCGGTGGTGGTCCCATGGAAGAGACCGCTGAAAGAGCAGTAGATGCTGTGCCAGATATTTCTAATAGTGAGGATTTAAAAATTCAAAGCCTTTCACCAAAGTCTTTTGAAGCATGGCCTGTTAATGATGACAAACAGATTAAAAAAGAAATTGACGAACAATTTATGGAAACCAAAGACCTCTCAGAATCTGGACCTCTAATACAGCCAGCGTCCAACCATTATCTGGAGACTAGGGTCAGCTCTCCAGCTTTGGAACAGAAATGCTCTTTGCCGCCGCTTCAACCTAGTGAAATGCCTGATAAAGAGAAGAtagttaatgcaccatgtgctgtTACCCCTAAGCAAACTATAATACCTCCAAAAGGATACTTTCCATCTGGTAAAAAGAAAGGCCGTCCTATTGGTAGTGTCAACAAACAGAAAAAGCAGCTTCAGCAGCAGAATATTCAGCAACCAGTGCCGGACCCGCAGCAGCTTCAGTCTCCGATTGAAACCGGCCTGgaacctcttccccctcctcttcctcctcaacagACAGAGTCCATATCAGAGCAGGGATTAGAGTCTGAGCCTAAACCAAAAAGGAGACGAAGGGAAAGGAGGAAGCAACCTGGAACtactaggaggaggaggggaaagcaaGCTGCTCCTATCGTGGCTCCCATAGAACCAGAGATCAAATTAAAGTATGCCAGTCAAACACTTGATAAAACTGAGACCAAAACCAAATCCTTTTACCCCTATATCCATGTAGAAAACAAGGAGGAGTTAGGCTTGGCTTGTGTCATTATCAATGCTGAAGAGGAAGAACAGCGATGGAGAAAAGTAACTTCTGTACGAAAAGATCAAAGAAACACATCACCACAACCTTCTGAGAGTAAAGCTCTTCCAATCTCAAGCTTTATGGTACAGGGCCCAGCTGTCACAGAATCTGCATCAGTTGGACACCTTGTCTGCTGTTTCTGTGGAAAATGGGCAAACTACAAGAATCTTGGAGACCTATTTGGTCCTTTCTATACGCAGGAATATGCATTAACTCTATCCAAAAACCCACCACCCAAAAAGTCATCAGAAACCCCCCAAAAAGTGAAGGTTCGACATAAAGATACATTGGATGGCTCTAAGAGTGActctgatgaagaggaggaggaaccacaggAAGCCAGGGAACAACGAAGCTTGTCTGCACACCCCCGTTACAAACGCCGAAATCGTTCAGGAGACTGTACTTCATCAAGACATGCTGTACCTTCCCGTAGAAAGACCACTGATTCTTGTGAACTAGTCTCTTTGGACTCGAGTGGGTCTGTCAATGCAGATGGAGTCCCTGATCAAGGATTTCAGATCCCCCAACTACCTCTTGACAGCAATGAATTCTGGATGCATGAGGCATGTGTCCTTTGGGCCAATGGTGTCTACTTTGTTTGTGGACGATTGTATGGATTGCAGGAGGCTTTTGATCTTGCCAGAGAAATGGTAAGTGAACTGAATAAGTAAGTCACTGTTTTTGGTTTCAATATTTTATTTGCTAgaaattttgttgcagatttcagcgcttcaatttgaattcaattgagggGGTGAAACTTGCAACATATCTGCAGCGAATTGGCGGTGTTTGAACGCACCTATATGGTCATGTACAGAAataaaactatgaaattttaagAGACTGTCACATAATTGTAGccttataagctaagcttatggactgAAGGTAGGTGAACCACTGAGTCCGGGGCGGGCATATAAGTGTTATACTTTTGTCTCTTGTCGTTGCACAGCGCATTGAGTAATTCGTCCattctaagggtgaagtcacacgaacgtatatcggctcggttttcacgccgagccgaaatacgttgtcctcctgtgcagggggaggaggatggaagagccaagtgcaggaactgagctcccgcccccctctctgcctcctctccggccctctgcgctatttgcaatggggaaaggtgggacgggggtggggctaattcttggaacttagccccgcccctgccccacctcttcccattacaatagtgcagaggggcggagagggggccgggagctcagtcctgcacttggctcttccatcctccccccccccccccccctgcacactagGACttcgtatatcggctcagcgtaaaaaccgagccgatatacgttcgtgtgacttcaccctaattcTGTAATAGGTGTACCACTTAGCAGTGGCATCTTTCAGTGCTCAAGACAGAGGAGAGTATAGCACATCCCTGCACTCCACGGGTCGCCTACTATCCGGTCAGAAGCTGAGCTTACAggtctaaaagtaggtgacagattccctttaaatggcaAGACGTGAAACTGTTTTGTGGCTGTGAGCAGCAATGAAGGAATTGGGATAGCAGTTAAATGGAGAACCTCTGCCTACACCTTCTAGAGAGCTAAGAGCCCATCCTTTCAGAAACCTTGTATGGGAATCCTGCAACACATTAGTGAGCTATTAATTAAAAATTCTGTTCATGTCACCTTCATGGCCTGTGTGTAACATATACAATAAATAGATGCCATATGGTGGCATCTGCTGCTCATTGGGATCCATTgtttaaaagaagaaaatactTTTAATCAATACAGCTGTATGCAAGCTTTAAAAACACATAAGTGCAGTCTACAATGCCATTTCATACTTTGTTGTTACATACTGACTGACTGGAAgctataggcctcctgcacacgaatgggtcggatttCGTCTGTGGCATCCTGCAGCGTAATTCAACCCTGTGCCCG
Above is a window of Eleutherodactylus coqui strain aEleCoq1 chromosome 3, aEleCoq1.hap1, whole genome shotgun sequence DNA encoding:
- the TCF20 gene encoding transcription factor 20 gives rise to the protein MQSFREQSNYHGNPPTYPPEAHGTSRVEEFSPRQQTQIFQGNYGGRRSGAATPTAIPPGETSTLQNYQTFRKESGDFYYLGNKEAGTPGGQTQQRRITGSVQSYGPPQGNSSTSSTGFSSHFGREGHHSQFAGQHSSSASLSQFSQEFPGSFSPGGGQYSSHIPSQLRHQLYQSHQPISQPGSSPASTGTSHLQQIPRSANLNSPSGYSLRMAQFGQHYPSSPGSSSSSYPPQRFGQSGTNYEAYSPGGTSSPFESHMSGSSFGTQQAYSSYTSQHLKNFEAAKIPQGGSQGPQQQNPSHLMQYSNSSKLLTQNQTGQYNQSEVSVRSPMQFQQNFSPISNPSPAASVVQSPSCSSTPSPLMTSGENIQCGQGNVSLQSRNRILPMMPQLSPNTQITSFKGYSVESPHEKRLTDPGLSSLSALSSQVANLPNTVQHMLLSDALAPHKKGGKRTSRKTDSCANSETSSQAEEQLKSPLAESLDGSCSSSSGDPGERVRQLSGQSTSSEAGYKGPPSEKQSSPVHAWQNELSEKTTIQDINTTPEPTETFQEISKPSEKSVGVIVSTETVANRSEKVVEEAPTLITTDDDPTPEPELPGTAKGEDTKSCPNAQNGEPNANDAGSTTIGNVPLTEPDKSPVGAGFGFKETPSNSRNTSSLPQQPKNVDTGTFGGHSERKTGRSDKYPSLLQEVLQGHHQQERRYIRNAQEQTPVTESPDIPLRPNVLMTQVNDQTNRSMLGKTLAPHLESSHWGQWDRKPTSEIKQINLADYPSSRKFEGEPPASCHEPIGCPSERRSVICDISPLRQLVRDPASSHHLASSQERLQDGRAGQSVILPSGMLSLEKSNSQTGVAKGEEMESTKMVRKRTGEQCVPYSSKESPRGNASPRSMTFDSNQEYSSHGRSSNPKRGTGRVGSRGRSPAQSQDIGDKLKLSPGRSRGSSEIHHMTPTMSLSERASREALYSAFFQNADNSALGYHTNSRSSSYGEPHPSFASTLHYKRHMYQQEEYKEWLGSSAQAILSASQHRQDLQRKSPRQESYHVRSPGRSESEVLAYSQSGSFHEPSNIDFSRQIRMSEGTTSTLTVGDFKRNSQKAPPGDSAGWHIGRQSSPVKKAGSPASANQKPFSPIKDSETHGPRPSEATELSKSGCNAHRPSGPEEGSHHNPLIMRRKVRSFISPIPSKRQSSDDKARPVIASSKEGSDRALTSHIRSPRRNENEFLSITEEQSKSTHEQRSPTAVTLSSPTKTKILPPRKGRGLKLEAIVQKITSPNVRRTVAPSSSESVVEPVTLDDILSLKGRGCEAGGGPMEETAERAVDAVPDISNSEDLKIQSLSPKSFEAWPVNDDKQIKKEIDEQFMETKDLSESGPLIQPASNHYLETRVSSPALEQKCSLPPLQPSEMPDKEKIVNAPCAVTPKQTIIPPKGYFPSGKKKGRPIGSVNKQKKQLQQQNIQQPVPDPQQLQSPIETGLEPLPPPLPPQQTESISEQGLESEPKPKRRRRERRKQPGTTRRRRGKQAAPIVAPIEPEIKLKYASQTLDKTETKTKSFYPYIHVENKEELGLACVIINAEEEEQRWRKVTSVRKDQRNTSPQPSESKALPISSFMVQGPAVTESASVGHLVCCFCGKWANYKNLGDLFGPFYTQEYALTLSKNPPPKKSSETPQKVKVRHKDTLDGSKSDSDEEEEEPQEAREQRSLSAHPRYKRRNRSGDCTSSRHAVPSRRKTTDSCELVSLDSSGSVNADGVPDQGFQIPQLPLDSNEFWMHEACVLWANGVYFVCGRLYGLQEAFDLAREMICAHCQAPGATLGCFNKGCVCCYHFPCAMDSECLLNEENFSVRCPKHKTKTIKAVSSEQPEQG